In Methylotenera sp. L2L1, the following proteins share a genomic window:
- a CDS encoding antibiotic biosynthesis monooxygenase: MTFTLDTEQTATVVISHHVRDDAKLDYEAWLNEIIPVSKSYPGHLGVSIVHPVAGATVTYTIVIRFDTRKNLITWMKSDDRKNLIKKVQPYLVEEDKFFVRSGLDFWFTPEEAKAKLPTKWKQFLITWSAIFPLVLTTSALVDWLTTTIPISLNHELKVLSITFFVVFMMVYVVMPRYTKLVHKWLFS, encoded by the coding sequence ATGACCTTCACATTAGACACCGAACAAACTGCTACCGTTGTCATTTCACACCACGTAAGAGATGATGCTAAGCTAGATTATGAAGCGTGGTTAAACGAAATTATTCCAGTTTCTAAAAGTTATCCTGGGCACCTAGGCGTTAGCATCGTACATCCTGTAGCTGGTGCCACAGTCACTTATACGATAGTTATTCGGTTTGATACACGCAAAAATCTGATTACTTGGATGAAGTCGGATGATAGAAAAAATCTGATTAAAAAAGTACAGCCGTATCTGGTAGAAGAGGACAAGTTTTTTGTGCGTAGCGGCTTAGATTTTTGGTTCACTCCAGAAGAAGCAAAAGCCAAGCTACCCACAAAATGGAAGCAATTTCTAATCACGTGGTCGGCTATTTTCCCATTAGTACTGACGACATCAGCGCTAGTCGATTGGCTAACAACGACTATCCCGATTAGCCTGAATCATGAGCTAAAGGTATTGAGTATTACGTTTTTTGTAGTATTCATGATGGTATATGTAGTGATGCCACGTTATACCAAACTAGTACATAAATGGTTATTTAGTTAA
- a CDS encoding putative quinol monooxygenase — protein sequence MNKKLALYVRLNAKPGKEAALEAFLKSALPLVENEPETATWYALKFGPATFGIFDTFSDEHGRQEHLSGKIAEALMANATDLLAEMPIIETVDLLAVKGQT from the coding sequence ATGAACAAGAAATTAGCCCTGTATGTACGTTTGAATGCAAAGCCAGGAAAGGAAGCGGCACTGGAAGCATTTCTGAAATCCGCACTGCCGCTGGTGGAAAACGAGCCGGAAACCGCTACCTGGTACGCACTCAAATTTGGCCCTGCCACTTTTGGCATTTTTGACACCTTCAGCGACGAGCATGGCCGTCAGGAGCATCTTAGCGGCAAGATCGCCGAGGCGCTGATGGCGAATGCCACAGATTTGCTGGCCGAGATGCCAATAATCGAAACTGTAGATTTACTGGCGGTCAAGGGTCAGACTTAA
- a CDS encoding iron-containing alcohol dehydrogenase, translating into MLNFDFYNPTRIAFGKGKVAEIDKLVPPEARVLIIYGGNSAKKNGTLDEVQAALGNRVFEMFGGVEPNPTYETMMKAVAQVKTNKLDFLLAVGGGSVIDGTKFVAAAVYTEGDPWEILLQHGANVKKAMPYGTVLTLPATGSEMNDGSVVSRIETSSGLQDKLYFTSEHVFPKFSVLDPSKSFTLPPRQLANGVVDAYTHIMEQYLTYPVGARVQDRFAEGLLQTLIEVGPKVLQNPEDYELQANFMWVATLALNGLIGSGVPSDWATHMIGHEITALHGLDHAQTLAIILPSMLSLRRDAKRAKLLQYAERVWHISEGTEDARIEAAIQNTRSFFESLNVPTRLSAYDISADAIPAMLSQLESHGMVELGEHKDVTLDKSREVLEASI; encoded by the coding sequence ATGCTGAATTTTGATTTTTATAATCCGACACGTATCGCTTTCGGTAAAGGCAAGGTCGCTGAAATCGACAAGTTAGTGCCACCTGAGGCTCGCGTTTTGATTATTTACGGCGGTAACAGTGCCAAGAAGAATGGAACACTTGATGAAGTGCAGGCTGCTCTGGGTAACCGCGTATTTGAGATGTTTGGTGGCGTTGAGCCAAATCCAACCTATGAAACCATGATGAAAGCTGTGGCACAGGTCAAGACCAACAAGCTCGATTTCCTTCTGGCAGTTGGTGGTGGCTCCGTGATTGACGGCACCAAATTTGTCGCAGCTGCGGTGTATACCGAGGGTGACCCATGGGAAATTTTGCTCCAGCACGGTGCAAATGTTAAAAAAGCCATGCCTTATGGCACGGTGCTGACCTTGCCTGCTACAGGCTCTGAAATGAACGACGGCTCAGTGGTCTCACGCATTGAAACCTCATCCGGTTTGCAGGATAAACTCTATTTCACCAGTGAACATGTGTTTCCAAAGTTCTCCGTACTCGACCCAAGCAAGAGTTTCACCCTACCTCCGCGCCAGTTGGCTAATGGCGTGGTGGACGCATACACCCATATCATGGAGCAATACCTGACCTACCCCGTTGGCGCCCGCGTGCAGGACCGCTTTGCGGAAGGGTTGTTGCAGACGCTGATTGAAGTTGGACCTAAAGTTCTTCAAAACCCAGAAGATTACGAATTGCAAGCCAATTTCATGTGGGTGGCCACGCTAGCCTTAAATGGCTTGATCGGCTCTGGTGTGCCAAGCGATTGGGCGACGCACATGATTGGCCACGAAATCACCGCACTGCATGGTTTGGATCACGCACAAACGCTAGCTATCATTTTACCGAGCATGCTCAGCCTGCGTCGCGATGCCAAGCGTGCCAAGCTACTGCAATATGCCGAACGCGTTTGGCATATCAGTGAAGGTACGGAAGATGCGCGTATTGAAGCGGCCATTCAGAATACCCGATCATTTTTTGAGAGCCTAAATGTACCAACGCGATTATCTGCCTATGACATTAGCGCAGATGCCATTCCTGCCATGCTGTCACAGCTGGAAAGTCATGGCATGGTCGAGCTCGGTGAACACAAGGATGTGACGCTGGATAAGAGCAGGGAGGTGCTGGAAGCAAGTATTTAG
- a CDS encoding helix-turn-helix domain-containing protein has protein sequence MKNMNSKLFEIDSTHTLGQAIRKRRKEMRLTMDLAAPLCGVSVPFLQALETGKSSAHLGKAIQVANMLGLKIFVQE, from the coding sequence ATGAAAAATATGAACTCCAAATTATTTGAAATTGATTCTACTCACACTCTAGGTCAAGCAATTCGAAAAAGACGCAAAGAGATGCGACTTACAATGGATTTAGCTGCACCATTATGTGGTGTTAGCGTGCCATTCTTACAAGCTCTTGAAACAGGGAAATCTAGCGCTCACCTAGGCAAGGCAATTCAAGTTGCCAATATGCTTGGGCTTAAAATATTCGTGCAGGAATAA
- a CDS encoding ankyrin repeat domain-containing protein, with the protein MAVKHPFFEYLGDNYPYALEARFDRILIKIEQLWHTPQIHDYFSSLIIDSRGGRQGFPKDVIEDILRLRQVRQSQYIRESEGIETAINELKRLGIERNDERFLRAVSDGEQAIVDLFVRSNFNIHIADEESTPVLLVALKKGYTVIAGILINKGADVNAYDRRGVTPLLLVCGKQMHGYKTIAEMLIKRGAFVNDRDSLGFTPLLLSLSGGTSEVAELLIERGADVFARGKNGKSTLSLAESSGNTHIAELLKAKGVTE; encoded by the coding sequence ATGGCAGTTAAACATCCTTTTTTTGAATATCTTGGTGACAATTATCCATATGCGCTTGAAGCGCGTTTTGATCGTATTTTGATCAAGATTGAGCAGTTGTGGCATACCCCACAAATTCACGATTACTTTAGTAGCCTGATTATTGACTCTCGCGGTGGACGGCAGGGATTCCCGAAGGATGTCATCGAAGATATCCTCAGGCTTAGGCAAGTGCGCCAGTCTCAATATATCCGTGAATCAGAAGGTATTGAGACAGCCATCAATGAGTTAAAGCGGCTGGGTATTGAGCGAAATGACGAGCGGTTCTTGCGTGCTGTGAGTGATGGTGAACAAGCGATAGTCGATCTTTTTGTGCGTAGCAATTTTAATATACATATTGCAGATGAAGAGAGTACGCCGGTTTTGCTGGTCGCCCTGAAAAAAGGCTATACAGTCATTGCCGGTATCTTGATTAACAAAGGTGCAGACGTTAATGCTTATGACAGAAGAGGTGTGACGCCACTTTTATTGGTGTGTGGTAAGCAGATGCATGGCTATAAAACAATCGCAGAAATGTTGATCAAGCGAGGTGCTTTTGTCAATGATCGAGATAGCCTTGGCTTCACACCATTATTGCTTTCACTTTCAGGCGGTACCTCAGAAGTGGCTGAGCTGTTAATTGAGAGGGGTGCTGATGTATTTGCTCGCGGTAAAAATGGAAAGTCTACATTGTCTTTAGCCGAGAGTTCAGGCAACACCCACATAGCAGAGTTGTTAAAAGCGAAAGGCGTCACAGAATAG
- the ycaC gene encoding isochorismate family cysteine hydrolase YcaC translates to MNKPYVRLDRDNAVVLLVDHQAGLLSLVRDIDPDRFKNNVLALADAAKYFKLPTILTTSFENGPNGPLMPELKAMFPDAPFIARPGQINAWDNEDFVKAIKATGKKQLIIAGVVTEVCVAFPALAAIEEGFEVFVVADASGTFNEMTRDAAWQRMAAAGAQFMTWFGVACELHRDWRNDVEGLATLLSNHIPDYRNLITSFNAQSGNK, encoded by the coding sequence ATGAACAAACCATATGTACGTCTAGACCGCGATAACGCAGTAGTTTTATTAGTAGATCACCAAGCAGGCCTGTTATCTTTAGTGCGTGATATTGATCCAGACCGTTTCAAGAACAATGTGCTAGCGCTAGCAGATGCAGCTAAATACTTTAAGTTGCCAACCATCTTAACCACCAGCTTTGAGAATGGCCCGAACGGCCCATTGATGCCAGAGCTTAAAGCGATGTTCCCGGATGCACCTTTCATTGCTCGCCCAGGCCAAATCAACGCTTGGGATAATGAAGATTTTGTGAAGGCGATTAAAGCCACAGGTAAGAAGCAGTTGATTATCGCCGGTGTGGTCACAGAGGTATGCGTAGCATTCCCGGCACTGGCAGCGATTGAAGAAGGTTTTGAGGTGTTTGTGGTAGCGGATGCTTCAGGTACGTTTAATGAAATGACACGTGATGCGGCATGGCAACGCATGGCAGCGGCAGGTGCGCAATTCATGACCTGGTTTGGGGTGGCTTGTGAGTTGCACCGTGACTGGCGTAATGATGTGGAAGGCCTAGCAACATTGTTATCTAACCATATCCCGGACTACCGTAACCTGATTACTTCATTTAACGCACAAAGTGGTAATAAATAA
- a CDS encoding zinc-binding alcohol dehydrogenase family protein — MKAVALTRYLPISDPESLMDVELPRPVTIGRDLLVKIHAIAVNPVDTKVRKPKDKLEITPKVLGWDAAGEVVEAGPDCTLFKPGDKVYYAGDITRSGCNAEYQLVDERIVGHMPQSLSFDQAAALPLTALTAWEALFDRLGIALDITQNRNKSLLIIGGAGGVGSIAIQLANKLAGLTVVATASRPETVTWVQELGAQHVINHQHDLVTQMREIGIPQPDYIFCCNDTDGYFVVMAELIKPQGRICSIVETAQPVDLNLLKNKSATFVWELMYTRSMYQTEDMIEQHHILDRIARLVDEEVLASTLNETLSPINAANLRRAHAHLEAGSTIGKIVLSGWA; from the coding sequence ATGAAAGCCGTTGCATTAACCAGATATTTACCTATCAGCGATCCTGAATCACTGATGGATGTCGAATTACCGAGACCCGTGACAATCGGTCGCGATCTTTTGGTGAAGATCCACGCCATTGCAGTCAACCCTGTCGATACCAAGGTGCGTAAGCCTAAAGACAAGTTGGAAATAACACCCAAGGTTCTAGGTTGGGATGCCGCTGGTGAGGTGGTCGAAGCCGGACCAGACTGCACGCTGTTCAAGCCTGGCGACAAAGTATATTACGCTGGCGACATTACGCGCTCAGGCTGTAATGCCGAATACCAGCTCGTAGATGAGCGTATCGTCGGCCACATGCCACAGAGTTTGAGTTTCGACCAGGCAGCCGCTTTGCCGCTGACTGCGCTGACCGCATGGGAGGCACTATTCGACCGGCTGGGCATTGCACTTGATATAACGCAAAACCGTAATAAGAGCTTGCTTATCATAGGCGGCGCTGGCGGGGTGGGTTCTATTGCAATCCAACTCGCGAATAAGTTGGCGGGATTGACCGTGGTAGCCACGGCATCGCGCCCAGAGACCGTAACATGGGTGCAGGAATTGGGCGCACAGCACGTCATCAATCATCAGCATGACCTGGTGACGCAAATGCGCGAAATCGGCATTCCCCAGCCTGATTATATTTTCTGTTGCAACGATACCGATGGCTATTTTGTTGTCATGGCCGAGCTCATCAAGCCGCAAGGCCGCATCTGCTCGATTGTGGAAACCGCACAGCCGGTAGACCTTAACTTGCTAAAGAACAAAAGCGCGACTTTCGTCTGGGAGTTGATGTACACCCGATCTATGTACCAGACGGAGGACATGATTGAGCAGCACCATATCTTGGATCGTATCGCACGATTAGTAGATGAGGAAGTACTTGCATCTACGCTCAACGAAACACTGTCTCCTATCAACGCTGCCAACTTGCGTAGGGCGCACGCGCATCTCGAAGCCGGTAGCACCATAGGTAAGATCGTATTGAGCGGCTGGGCTTGA
- a CDS encoding HipA domain-containing protein, protein MNSLNIWVDDIFAATLSEENNTFSLTYTDVWNTSGYAFSPHLPLSTLSSGASVRNFFSNLLPEGNILEGMSQVYQVSKYNVFGILSKIGKDCAGALILTLPEETITEANNRFTIEYDYQEISEHELDTRIEEANVNNTPVMMWNMIPRMSLAGVQNKLGIYIDKNDKLYLPVSSAPTSHILKPDNVDGPHPNIAANEYFCMQLASRIGLNVPDTSFRNLPTPIFLIKRYDRVWTWEGQLIRSHQIDGCQALNLPPNLKYQQEYRDGPQGATIKDLLQLSNICKVPAIAQQQILLWLLFNYIIGNSDAHAKNISFLINHHQLDEKNNILVEQGMKVAPFYDLVCGRAYDYFELAQSIGGENQFSLITRLEWKQFANDCDISFVALQKIANILVSKVKKALPELSERIKQETKQPIIETITEVINTHCDYLVESLIS, encoded by the coding sequence ATGAATTCACTGAATATTTGGGTTGATGATATCTTCGCAGCCACATTGAGTGAAGAAAATAACACTTTTAGCCTAACTTACACTGATGTATGGAATACAAGCGGCTATGCATTCTCTCCGCACCTACCATTGAGTACATTATCAAGCGGGGCATCAGTACGTAATTTCTTTAGTAATCTATTGCCTGAAGGAAATATTCTGGAAGGGATGTCACAAGTTTATCAAGTAAGCAAATACAATGTATTCGGAATACTGAGCAAGATAGGAAAAGATTGTGCTGGAGCACTAATCCTAACCCTGCCAGAAGAAACTATCACGGAAGCTAATAATCGGTTCACAATAGAATATGATTATCAGGAAATCAGCGAGCACGAACTAGATACCCGAATTGAAGAGGCAAATGTAAATAACACACCAGTAATGATGTGGAATATGATCCCGAGAATGTCACTTGCAGGGGTGCAAAACAAGTTAGGCATATATATTGATAAAAATGACAAGTTATATCTACCAGTAAGTTCCGCACCTACATCTCATATTTTAAAACCTGATAATGTTGACGGCCCACATCCTAACATTGCTGCCAATGAATATTTTTGCATGCAACTAGCGAGTCGAATTGGATTAAACGTACCTGATACTAGTTTCAGAAATTTACCAACGCCAATTTTTTTAATAAAGCGCTATGACAGAGTCTGGACTTGGGAAGGTCAACTCATTAGAAGCCATCAAATTGATGGTTGCCAGGCGTTAAACTTACCCCCTAATCTTAAATATCAACAGGAGTATAGAGATGGCCCTCAGGGTGCGACAATAAAAGATCTGTTGCAATTATCCAATATATGCAAAGTACCAGCTATAGCTCAACAACAAATTCTTTTGTGGCTACTTTTTAACTACATTATCGGAAATAGTGACGCACATGCGAAAAACATTTCATTTCTGATCAATCACCATCAGCTTGATGAAAAAAATAACATCCTGGTCGAGCAAGGTATGAAAGTGGCACCATTCTATGATTTGGTATGCGGTCGCGCATATGACTATTTCGAGCTAGCGCAATCAATTGGTGGGGAAAATCAGTTCTCCTTGATTACAAGACTTGAATGGAAGCAGTTTGCAAATGATTGCGACATTTCATTTGTAGCATTACAGAAAATAGCAAATATTTTAGTCAGCAAGGTCAAGAAGGCGCTGCCTGAGTTATCTGAACGCATTAAACAAGAAACGAAACAACCAATCATTGAAACGATTACCGAAGTCATTAATACCCACTGTGACTATCTAGTTGAAAGTTTAATTTCATAA
- a CDS encoding LLM class oxidoreductase — translation MFTPNPNQSPTANRGWQRVFQRGKLTLGIMFPIEAFERDQPTMHNQVVLAQFAEKSGFASLAFRDVPLKDPNFGDVGQIFDPWAYLGYMAAQTSEIALLTASIILPLRHPIHIAKAAASIDRLSNGRLLMGVATGDRVVEFPAFNVDFESRGAMFREEIELLKIYWSEYFPQVSSSFGHLQAADVIPKPVASHVPLLVTGHSQQDLGWIARNADGWISYPRNIEAQAQVVQRWRDSVEAELPGQYKPFTQSYFIDLADSPNEAATPIHLGHRLGRNALLMHLRASKRIGVDHLIFNVKYGKRAADEVLQELAEFVLPEFM, via the coding sequence ATGTTTACCCCTAATCCAAATCAATCACCGACAGCCAACCGTGGATGGCAGCGTGTGTTCCAGCGCGGAAAACTGACCTTGGGTATCATGTTCCCTATCGAGGCCTTTGAGCGCGATCAGCCAACCATGCACAACCAAGTAGTGCTTGCGCAGTTTGCTGAAAAATCCGGTTTTGCCAGCCTAGCCTTCCGTGATGTGCCGCTTAAAGACCCGAATTTTGGCGATGTCGGCCAGATATTCGACCCGTGGGCTTATCTCGGATATATGGCCGCGCAAACCTCAGAAATCGCATTGTTAACGGCGTCCATCATTCTGCCATTACGTCACCCGATTCATATTGCCAAAGCCGCCGCCAGCATAGACCGTCTATCCAATGGCCGATTGTTAATGGGTGTTGCAACTGGTGACAGAGTGGTGGAGTTTCCGGCCTTTAATGTAGATTTTGAGTCGCGCGGTGCGATGTTTCGAGAAGAAATCGAGTTGCTCAAGATTTATTGGTCAGAGTACTTTCCGCAAGTCAGTAGCAGCTTCGGCCATCTGCAAGCTGCCGATGTGATCCCCAAGCCAGTCGCTTCACATGTACCCTTGCTTGTTACTGGCCACAGCCAGCAGGATTTGGGTTGGATAGCGCGCAACGCCGACGGCTGGATAAGCTACCCTCGCAATATTGAGGCACAGGCGCAAGTGGTGCAGCGCTGGCGAGATTCAGTGGAGGCAGAACTACCAGGACAGTACAAACCATTTACACAGTCTTATTTTATTGATCTTGCCGACAGCCCGAATGAAGCAGCAACGCCTATTCATTTAGGTCACCGACTCGGCAGGAATGCCTTGCTGATGCATCTGCGTGCTAGCAAACGCATTGGTGTAGATCACCTCATTTTCAATGTCAAATATGGCAAACGTGCAGCTGACGAAGTGCTGCAGGAACTGGCAGAGTTCGTGCTGCCAGAATTTATGTGA
- a CDS encoding pirin family protein gives MKKLAFIKRSNGNHWVGDGFPVQSIFSYRDIHEEMSPFLLMDYAAPTSFEPTEQRRGVGKHPHRGFETVTIVYEGQVSHHDSTNSGGTIGAGDVQWMTAGSGIIHEEYHGDDYARNGGPFEMIQLWVNLPAKHKMTAPGYQGITSAQIPEVKLAGDAGKVRVIAGEFAGQKGPAHTFSSMNVWDVRLNAGSTTTFNLPDGHTTALFVLHGAISTGDVHIIQPSELAVMQREGTELVLEAQQDTVLLLLNGAPLNEPVVGHGPFVMNTWEEINQAVDDYNHGRLVAA, from the coding sequence ATGAAAAAACTAGCATTTATCAAACGCAGCAATGGCAATCACTGGGTAGGTGATGGCTTTCCTGTACAAAGCATTTTTTCTTATCGTGACATTCATGAAGAGATGTCTCCATTCTTGCTCATGGACTACGCAGCACCAACCAGTTTCGAACCAACCGAGCAACGTCGCGGTGTAGGTAAACATCCACACCGTGGTTTTGAAACAGTGACCATCGTCTACGAAGGTCAGGTGTCACATCATGACTCTACAAATTCTGGCGGCACTATTGGCGCCGGTGACGTGCAATGGATGACAGCAGGTTCCGGCATTATTCATGAGGAGTACCATGGTGACGATTACGCTCGCAATGGTGGCCCTTTCGAGATGATTCAACTATGGGTCAATCTGCCAGCTAAACACAAGATGACAGCACCTGGCTATCAAGGCATTACCAGTGCGCAAATTCCAGAAGTTAAGCTAGCTGGGGATGCAGGCAAAGTGCGCGTGATTGCAGGTGAATTTGCAGGACAAAAAGGCCCGGCACATACCTTCAGCAGCATGAATGTGTGGGATGTCAGATTGAATGCAGGCAGTACAACCACATTCAATTTGCCAGATGGTCATACCACTGCCTTATTTGTGCTGCATGGTGCAATCAGCACTGGCGATGTACACATTATCCAGCCATCCGAGCTTGCGGTGATGCAGCGCGAAGGCACAGAACTGGTACTGGAAGCACAGCAAGACACAGTTTTATTGTTATTAAATGGGGCACCGCTAAATGAACCTGTGGTCGGCCACGGCCCCTTTGTCATGAATACCTGGGAAGAAATCAATCAGGCAGTTGATGATTACAACCATGGCCGTTTAGTAGCAGCATAG
- a CDS encoding DUF4144 family protein — protein MNQSNYQSNLSLVNFPVVIKLHADDELMLIADKSNFEDDQHLKDMYFQPQDILIDSLGQVFKLHKAHELTLLKTANVMPLDDVIKLVQLHLSNHGTCCISKFSADSIPEALNCL, from the coding sequence ATGAATCAATCCAATTATCAATCAAATTTAAGTCTAGTGAATTTTCCTGTCGTAATCAAACTACATGCAGATGATGAATTAATGTTAATCGCCGACAAATCAAACTTTGAAGATGATCAGCACCTTAAGGACATGTACTTCCAACCACAGGATATTTTGATTGATAGCCTCGGCCAAGTGTTTAAACTCCATAAGGCTCATGAGTTAACATTATTAAAAACAGCCAACGTCATGCCGCTTGATGATGTGATTAAGTTGGTTCAATTGCATCTATCGAATCATGGCACATGCTGCATTTCAAAATTCTCAGCAGACTCTATTCCAGAAGCACTCAATTGTCTTTAA
- a CDS encoding TetR/AcrR family transcriptional regulator, translating to MGNKLPTTKSSDTRQQILDTAKDIILGKGFAAVGLNEILSAAGVPKGSFYHYFKSKEQFGDALLENYFDDYLQMLEHLLKDDGSSNSSRLLKFFQSWLDTQSSDATTDKCLIVKLSAEVTDLSEAMRITLKNGTDRVIACLTNCLQEGIRKGEFPANLDVNAVTAEIYYMWVGATLLTKVSRTRAALECAMSATKIRLGLN from the coding sequence ATGGGTAACAAACTTCCAACCACAAAATCTAGTGATACACGTCAGCAAATTTTAGACACAGCCAAGGATATCATCCTAGGCAAGGGCTTTGCTGCTGTCGGCCTCAACGAAATACTCTCTGCTGCAGGGGTGCCTAAGGGGTCGTTCTATCACTATTTCAAATCCAAAGAGCAGTTTGGCGACGCATTGCTGGAAAATTACTTTGACGATTATTTGCAGATGTTAGAACACTTACTCAAAGATGACGGCAGTTCAAATTCCAGCCGACTGCTCAAGTTTTTTCAATCATGGTTGGACACCCAATCTAGCGACGCCACAACAGATAAATGCTTAATTGTTAAATTGAGCGCAGAAGTGACCGATCTCTCCGAAGCTATGCGTATTACGTTAAAAAACGGTACTGATCGTGTCATCGCGTGTCTTACCAACTGCTTGCAAGAAGGCATTCGTAAAGGTGAGTTTCCTGCCAACCTGGATGTAAATGCTGTCACGGCAGAAATCTATTATATGTGGGTTGGTGCAACACTTTTGACCAAGGTCAGTCGCACACGCGCTGCCTTGGAATGCGCCATGAGTGCTACGAAAATAAGACTTGGACTTAACTAA
- a CDS encoding LysR family transcriptional regulator, which translates to MDFNEAAVFVKVVQAGSFSAAARQLGLPTSTVSTRISRLERRLGITLLQRTTRRLSLTESGTVYYHHASQGLGYLLEAEAAIDEARKQPQGKLKVTAPADLGDSLLANLVQRAQQEYPALEVELLLTDRYIDLVAEGIDVAIRTGDLRDSSLVAKSLGTIHWAIFASRDYLEKSAPLEVPQDLHAHHCLQFTPMGRDVWNLWNGQSNIMIPLQARTMANSIGVVKSMAENGQGVALLPTFTCQQGLTSGALLRLLPDWQGKADPVHLVYPKQRFMPPKLRAFLDLAQAELRPKFVD; encoded by the coding sequence ATGGATTTCAACGAAGCAGCTGTGTTTGTAAAAGTTGTGCAGGCTGGTAGTTTTAGTGCTGCGGCTAGACAACTTGGTTTGCCAACCTCGACAGTAAGTACCCGTATCTCTAGGTTAGAGAGGCGTCTAGGTATTACCCTGTTACAGCGTACAACTAGGCGACTCAGTCTTACTGAATCGGGGACGGTTTATTATCATCATGCCTCTCAAGGGCTAGGATATTTGCTAGAGGCTGAGGCCGCTATTGATGAGGCTCGCAAGCAACCTCAGGGTAAGCTAAAAGTCACCGCCCCAGCGGATCTTGGTGATAGCTTACTCGCAAATCTGGTACAGCGAGCGCAACAGGAATACCCTGCGCTAGAGGTAGAGCTGTTACTAACTGATCGTTATATCGATTTAGTGGCAGAAGGTATAGATGTTGCCATCCGCACAGGTGATTTGCGTGACTCCAGCCTAGTAGCGAAGTCATTAGGAACGATACATTGGGCAATATTCGCAAGCCGTGATTATTTAGAGAAGTCAGCGCCATTAGAAGTGCCTCAGGATTTACACGCGCACCATTGCTTGCAATTTACCCCAATGGGGCGTGACGTCTGGAACTTATGGAATGGACAAAGCAATATAATGATTCCGCTACAGGCAAGAACAATGGCTAACAGCATTGGTGTGGTGAAGTCTATGGCAGAAAATGGACAGGGGGTGGCGCTATTGCCAACCTTCACCTGCCAACAGGGGCTCACTAGCGGAGCCTTGTTGCGACTCTTGCCAGATTGGCAAGGTAAGGCAGACCCAGTTCATCTGGTATACCCAAAACAGCGCTTTATGCCGCCTAAGCTGCGCGCATTTTTAGATCTTGCGCAGGCCGAACTAAGACCTAAGTTTGTTGATTAA